From a single Georhizobium profundi genomic region:
- the cobS gene encoding adenosylcobinamide-GDP ribazoletransferase yields the protein MRAFIDDIARSIAFLSRLPVPARHFHGDDHSLSRTVRAFPIAGAIIALPVALIAAALAIIVAPSFLAASLIVGLQLMITGALHEDGLADTADGLGAGRDRERALAIMKDSRTGVFGVVALVNTLLVRVAALATLVVILPPEALALALIAIATASRAAMVWHWHMLPPARSDGLAVSMGRPAPKSARLALFLGALVALPLLPIAAGPIAALVAVACALAAFFVFTGSTRTRLGGATGDTIGATQQLVEVALLAGLALCL from the coding sequence ATGCGCGCCTTCATCGACGACATCGCCCGGTCGATTGCCTTTCTGAGCCGCCTGCCGGTCCCGGCGCGCCATTTCCATGGCGATGATCACAGCCTCTCGCGCACCGTGCGGGCCTTCCCGATCGCCGGCGCGATCATCGCGCTTCCCGTCGCTCTCATCGCTGCGGCGCTTGCCATCATTGTCGCGCCGTCCTTCCTCGCCGCATCGCTGATCGTCGGGCTTCAGCTCATGATCACCGGCGCGCTGCATGAGGATGGTCTTGCCGATACCGCCGACGGGCTCGGTGCCGGCCGCGACCGGGAGCGCGCACTCGCCATCATGAAGGACAGCCGCACCGGTGTTTTCGGCGTCGTCGCGCTCGTCAATACGCTCCTCGTCCGAGTCGCAGCGCTCGCGACCCTCGTCGTCATCCTGCCGCCCGAAGCCCTCGCGCTGGCACTTATCGCCATCGCCACCGCAAGCCGCGCAGCCATGGTGTGGCACTGGCACATGCTGCCGCCGGCGCGCAGCGATGGGTTGGCCGTGTCCATGGGGCGCCCCGCGCCGAAATCCGCCCGCCTCGCGCTCTTTCTCGGTGCGCTCGTCGCGCTACCGCTGTTGCCCATCGCGGCCGGACCCATCGCGGCCCTCGTCGCGGTCGCCTGCGCCCTCGCCGCGTTCTTTGTCTTCACCGGCAGCACCCGCACCCGCCTCGGCGGCGCCACGGGCGATACGATCGGGGCCACGCAGCAACTGGTGGAAGTCGCGCTCCTCGCCGGCCTTGCCCTTTGCCTCTAG